In Pseudomonas sp. MYb327, one DNA window encodes the following:
- a CDS encoding DUF3649 domain-containing protein — translation MKGRCTTLPVSYRLAVTSRVLAAVFGGYLVTALASVCLTLWVPMALTEAVVTGMMSSFMVYLLAVIWCFACRTAWRAWFGLIVTSLLLAAAAGLAYWMEHS, via the coding sequence ATGAAAGGCAGATGCACCACGCTCCCCGTTTCCTATCGACTGGCGGTCACTTCGCGGGTGCTGGCGGCCGTGTTCGGCGGGTACCTCGTGACAGCGTTGGCCAGTGTTTGCCTGACGCTATGGGTACCCATGGCCCTCACCGAAGCTGTAGTGACCGGAATGATGAGTTCATTCATGGTCTATCTGCTGGCGGTGATCTGGTGTTTTGCCTGTCGTACAGCGTGGCGGGCCTGGTTCGGGTTGATCGTCACTAGCTTGTTATTGGCGGCGGCAGCGGGATTGGCCTACTGGATGGAGCACTCATGA